A region of Moorena producens PAL-8-15-08-1 DNA encodes the following proteins:
- a CDS encoding DUF4278 domain-containing protein has protein sequence MKFTYRGITYENEPVTFEMKSEKIVGKYRGVRWRQPKLNGVLLPEAIAKLKYRGAYYLHVLWGKPIDFTKQRYGVKHPCSK, from the coding sequence ATGAAATTCACTTACCGTGGTATTACCTATGAAAATGAACCGGTAACTTTTGAGATGAAATCAGAAAAAATTGTTGGTAAGTATCGTGGTGTCCGTTGGCGACAGCCAAAGCTCAACGGTGTGCTTTTACCGGAAGCGATCGCCAAATTAAAGTATCGTGGGGCATATTATCTTCACGTTCTTTGGGGTAAACCAATTGATTTTACTAAGCAACGTTACGGAGTTAAGCATCCTTGTTCTAAATAG